Genomic segment of Sander lucioperca isolate FBNREF2018 chromosome 20, SLUC_FBN_1.2, whole genome shotgun sequence:
TTGCACAAAGAGAATATTTGGCTTAAGTACGTTGGATTGCAGCATTGTTGAACAATGGTAAATCAAACACAAAGCAGTTTgcttttttgttcatttgttaTTCCATCTTGACTTTTTCACACCTGCATATTTCCTCATGTAAAGCCGCAAGAGTCATATCACAAAGAAAATGTTGGATGAATTAAGCATTACTAGCTTCAGAGCTTCCATTTTTCCTTAATGTGAGCAGCAACTAGTGAACAACATTTTCTTTAACAAGCAAATTATAACAAATGTGCTTTTGTACTTTTTGCACAAGTGCAGTTGTCGATTCCACAAAGtcagaaagatatatatattcTATCATATACTTTTATGGGCTGTGAGAGTGCACAGTGCCTAGTTTTTCTGACCTAACATACATTGCAGAGTTGCCAGCGTCTCATATTCTGCAGTATATGTTGTGCGGACAgtgttttttctctttgtgaTTTATTGGGATTTTATTATACCAAGCTGTACCATTCAGATCAGCGAACATGATTCCCCCTTAACAGTGCAAATACACCCTTATGGGTGGCATCTTGACCTTTTTATATTTACATGTTTTCCTGACAGCTGGCAAACACAGAAGAGTATGTGGATGGAGCATTGGCGGGTCATCTTGGTGAAGTCCTTGTCAGGTTTGTTGTCAACCTAAAATATCTTTTTATCTTTATTCCATATCTAGTTCAGTAGAATCTTTATTAGTTACttaattttacatttgctgcttttcAACAAGGTCATTTAAAGTAAGATGCTTGTGTTTTTTAAGGAAAAAAAGTTTCTGGACAAAACGATACAGAGAAAGTTATTTTTTGAGTTAAGATTCCTAACTACCTCAACTAACTTGTGTTAATAATTAACGTGTCATTTTTCAAAGAAATCAGTGGTGGTAGCAAAAGGAGCACTACATGATCAAGTTATTGTGCTTCTGTCTTTTCCCCTGCAGCCAGTTATGGCAGCACTGTGTGCTAACAGGTGTGTTTCATACCCACAGGTGCAATAATGTTTTGTACATCAGAGGtgtagaagaagaggaggaagacggAGAAATGAGGGAGTGATGTTGGTGAAGAGGACTTGGCCCTGTTGTGTGATTGTACCTTGTAGTTGagttgatgtgtgtttgtgttttcaccATGTGAAACAAATGAACGCCTGCgctttaggtttttttttgaagaagttttgaaattgattttttttttttttactgtatgtaagtTCAATTTTATGTTGTGACTTTGTGATACAGACACAATAAAATGATTATTGTACCCTTTCTTAAACCtgattgttgtggtttttgCATGTGATAACCAATCTAGCTCCTACATCCTCCCGCTGCcgtacctttttataatcatgGTTTCATATCAGGCGGCAACTGTTGTGTGCATAAAATAATAGTCTTATCAAATAATGTCTTTGGAAATAACCGCACGGAATTCACATTAGATATGTAGCGTTTCCTCTAGGCACAAAGGAGGCGCTGCACTTAATTAAGAGGAGCGTGGTCTGTAAGCCTGTTAGAGGGCTTTGTAACACTTCCACTCCCTGCTAGTTGGTTTGGCATGACAATGTCGCGGACCCTCCATGCATAGGAAGTAGGTCTggacgattaatcgaaaatgcatcgacatcgaaattctgaagctgttatcgacgtatttttcccatgacgaTAATTTAGTTctgttgataggcctactttctccttaaaaacattctactGCGTGTGTAGTCACATGACTTTGGGACCAGTCAGCCGCATGGAAAGCATAATGTAGGATAACTCAAACTCAGTCAACTGAGCAACTTGTGCCCAAAGAAACTGCAGTGTCCGTCGTCTGGAAACATTTTGGCTTCAGAAAAGATTATATAGAACAATGTGATTAATTATCGTTCATTTATTGTTAGcaaggtaaaatgtgcaattaatcgtgatcgattttaggtcatatcgtgcgGCCCTAGTAGGAAGGGTGTAGGGCCCAGTTTGGAATTGGCCATATGTAtctaacagaatatgtaaattCCTCTTCAATGATTACTGGTTGTCTGTGATGTCTGTGGCAGAAGCACCACCCCTTACTGTGCACTTTAAACTCTGCTCTCTTGAACAAATATTTGCCTGTTCCCAAACTAGTTGAAAGCCAGTCACTCTGAAGAGAAGTGTTTCTGCTTTGGATGAatcaaaatgtccaaaaattaTAGACTCCTGGTGAAGAATGCCAAACAGGTGGTCCTGATCTGCAACAACGGAGAGAAGTTCATGACTAAACATGGGATGCAAAATCTTTCTGTGATTGAAAATGGGAGCATAGTGATAGGGAGGTAAGCATCTGAGATTACTTCATACCATGTTATAAGCATGTGCGAGCACCTGTTGTTAAAAATTGTATGAGTTAGTGAAGAAATGTTACACAAATAGCATTAGTTATTAACTGTGTAGCTGCTCTTCGTACCTGCATACTAAATGGCAGCACAGCTCTAGTTGATCTGCAGGTTTTATATGTAAAAGCCAAAGGGAACAGGAAATATATGCACACTGGTGCCCCTACAGGCTGTAATGGCTCATTACACCGAAAAAACTGGACGGCTGAAAACTTTGGAAACTTTTCTATTAATAtcacttttaaaatatattcaTTAATAACCACTTCATATATTGGTTTCTGGACATTTAATCTAATTCTATTCTATATGGGTGCTATTAAAATGTATAGTTTGGACTGAGGGTGTTTACAAAAAGGTTTTTCCTCTGTACGGTGGCCATTAGTCTAAGCTGTACATTGTCAACCAACAAGCTCAGCTTGTTCAGATCCAAGCTGGGCTTTAAAGTGACATTAAAGCAACCAATTTCTTCATCCAGTGATGGGCTCATTAAAGCCGTGGGGCCTGCAGAAATCATCGGAGCACAGTATCCAGAAGCGTCCTTTGATAAAGTGATTGATGCTTCAGGAATGTGTGTCCTGCCTGGTGAGTATCAGCTCAGCAGAGGCTTACATGCAAGTTATATTTTTTGGGACTGGATTTTTGGACTGGTTATACAATTACATGAAATCAGTGGTtagtattttaaaaagctttttGTTTCAGGGTTGGTTGACGCCCACACCCATCCAGTCTGGGCTGGTGACAGGGTGCATGAATTTGCAATGAAGGTAAATCACATTTTGATAGTTTGTTGATCTTACTTCCATAACTGGAGCTACATTGTTTTATAAAATGCAATGTTACTCTTGCAGCTGGCAGGTGCCACCTACATGGACGTGCACCGGGCCGGTGGAGGGATCCACTTCACGGTGGAGCACACCCGAGCTGCCAGGTCCTCAGAGCTGCTGGCCTCCCTCAGCAGCAGGCTGGTCCGGATGCAGCGAGCAGGTACAACCCTGGTGGAGTGTAAGAGCGGCTACGGACTGGATCTGCAGACTGAGCTTAAGATGCTGGAGGTGATCGAGGAGGCCAGGGGCACCCTGCCCATCAACATCTCCTCAACCTACTGTGGAGCCCACGCAGTGCCCAAGTATGGACCTTCCTCAACATTTTCTTATttccagtgttgtaatgtaacaaagtacaaatactttgttactgtacttactaatgttcacgtatctgtactagaactgtcagtcttcctctataataccatttgaatttcatttatttttttaaatattcaaataatattcaaatatgaaatgctcaaatgcagcctgttataaaTATGTAATACGCTACTCAGGCtcatgcattgtcaatgccactataagcatgtggttgttgttacacgttctgtccactagagggacttccaacatcagcctggcgTTGAAGGGGCTCTacgtcatggcgcattgcatttctggcacgctgctctctgtttacattattttccaacacgcacacagcgacaaacacaaatcaacagagaactctgtaatgaaacatacTCTTACATGTGTAGTGAAGCGGcactgttgtaaaggctaacggtgctcggttagcacaatgacatcatgttagaaagcacagctgaaacgatttgtcataaactaagtaacaaaagtgttagccacgatgctaacagcattgataactaagccaaacggttcTGTTAGAAGGAAATATATGAAGTAAAAGCTGAcgctgacagctgtagggcagctaacatagtctttagctgtctccatgaagctcccagctaagctcctataactcgcgacgcgagctaactaatgttaacataagcaTTTTAGCTCCGTGGATgccgattttaaagtcatgttaaaactattttccACCCATCTTctgatttccagccgcagcttGTCACTCCCCCTTGTTggctcacaatgccttgtgtttctcactcctgtaacttattgttcatcagacatgagaagagggagattagctaacgttagccaacctatttcattaaaaaaaatcacatcaatagtaatttcagcatttgaatagtattgcttgttttactatTCGAATGATATTCGACTTTCGGAATTCGTTCCTGCAGACCtaatctgtactttacttcgttatttatatttcttgaaactttttaaatttctttcatttttactccactacatttcctaaataaaatgtatacttttactctgaTACATTTCCCCCCTAAGCATCTTCGTTACTCTTtacttgcaagaaatgtttttgtaCGTTGGAGGGAAAGATTCTTCCTCACAAAAAATgatatttgtgtttctgtttttctctttgttgatgtctgttgaatttgatgtttaagaaggtgTGAAAACCCCAAAATGTTATGCATTGCTGTAAGTAAGCaacaataaagttcataatcaaagttttttttttacttctaacaattaagtacatttaatatcagaagattacttttgatacttaagtactgtaaatatcagatactttaagttTTAAGTTTTTTCCACTCAAGTGATATTCTAAAAGGTAACtctaacttctaccaaagtcattttctggtaagatacttgtacttttactcaagtattgcttttaaGTACTTTTTACAAGACTTATTTCACATCACATCCTGAAAGTTAATATCTAACCAATCTTCTCTGTTCTTTTATTTAGAGGGAAGACAGTTGCAGAAGCAACAAAGGACATCCTGCAGGTTCAGCTGCCACGACTGAAGGAACAGATGGCTGCTGGGACTCTGAGAGTCGACAACATCGACGTGTTCTGTGAGCAGGGAGTGTTTGACCTCAGCTCTACTCGTTCCATCCTGCAGGCCGGCAAAGACATGGGCCTCCACATTAACTTCCACGGAGATGAGCTTCATCCCATGAACTCTGCTCAGGTATCACTTACTCCTAAAGCTGCGTTTTTTTAACCACTTTGAGTGCAGAAGAACTCCCAAATGGGCCTTTGACACATTGTGTTTCTCATATGTTGTGCACTCCATTTATATCAGTATGGGTAGACTAAATTCTAAAAACACCTGTCGGTGTAATGCAGTACAGTTCAACTGCACCACATGTTACAGCCTCAAAATGGCCTAAAAGTGGGATTATCACCCCTCTGAAACATTACGACCTTAATATAGAACtccaattattattttctctCTTCTGGTCTCCACCAAATCCTGTGAAAAATATTTGGGTCTTTAGCTGctaagtgtgtctgtctgttgttcatTAGTTGT
This window contains:
- the snrpf gene encoding small nuclear ribonucleoprotein F; translation: MSLPLNPKPFLNGLTGKPVMVKLKWGMEYKGYLVSVDGYMNMQLANTEEYVDGALAGHLGEVLVRCNNVLYIRGVEEEEEDGEMRE
- the amdhd1 gene encoding probable imidazolonepropionase; the protein is MSKNYRLLVKNAKQVVLICNNGEKFMTKHGMQNLSVIENGSIVIGSDGLIKAVGPAEIIGAQYPEASFDKVIDASGMCVLPGLVDAHTHPVWAGDRVHEFAMKLAGATYMDVHRAGGGIHFTVEHTRAARSSELLASLSSRLVRMQRAGTTLVECKSGYGLDLQTELKMLEVIEEARGTLPINISSTYCGAHAVPKGKTVAEATKDILQVQLPRLKEQMAAGTLRVDNIDVFCEQGVFDLSSTRSILQAGKDMGLHINFHGDELHPMNSAQLGAELGALAISHLEEVTDQGIAAMATARTAAVLLPTTAYILRLPQPRARDMLEAGVIVALGSDFNPNAYCCSMPIVMHLACVNMRMSMPEALAAATINAAYALGRSHTHGSLEVNKHGDLLVLNTTRWEHLIYQLGGHQELIRYVIIKGNIVVDNGKTMDL